The Marinobacter qingdaonensis genome includes a region encoding these proteins:
- a CDS encoding DUF2784 domain-containing protein, protein MGSGTGFLVLADALLVLHVLFVAFVVLGLVLIYLGHFLAWRWVRNFWFRVSHLVAIAIVVLQSWLGLICPLTTWEMALRERAGDASYEGSFIQHWLQAILYYSAPEWVFILSYTVFGGLVLFSWFLIRPR, encoded by the coding sequence ATGGGCTCCGGGACCGGATTCCTCGTACTCGCCGATGCACTGCTGGTGTTGCACGTGCTGTTTGTGGCGTTTGTGGTGCTCGGCCTGGTGCTGATCTACCTGGGGCACTTCCTGGCGTGGCGCTGGGTGAGGAATTTCTGGTTTCGGGTCAGCCATCTGGTGGCCATCGCCATCGTGGTGCTGCAGTCCTGGCTGGGGCTGATCTGCCCCCTGACCACCTGGGAAATGGCGCTGCGGGAGCGGGCTGGCGACGCCAGCTACGAGGGCTCGTTCATCCAGCACTGGCTTCAGGCCATCCTCTATTACAGCGCCCCGGAATGGGTGTTCATCCTCAGTTACACGGTGTTCGGGGGGCTGGTGTTGTTCAGCTGGTTCCTGATCCGACCCCGGTGA
- a CDS encoding histidine phosphatase family protein, which produces MKTKGSWLALCVLMMAAPLLAADDNGEAWQALRNGEAVLMMRHALAPGTGDPGNFELGDCSTQRNLNDEGRAQARAWKPFLAEHGITTARVFSSQWCRCMDTATGMDMGEVTGWPPLNSFFQNRGDGPRQTRDTIVGVNEMGQGAPIILVSHQVNTTALTGIYPASNEGVIIALPLSDSPQILARVAPGK; this is translated from the coding sequence ATGAAAACGAAAGGTTCGTGGTTGGCGCTTTGTGTCTTAATGATGGCGGCGCCCTTGCTGGCAGCCGATGACAACGGTGAGGCTTGGCAGGCACTTCGAAATGGCGAAGCCGTCCTGATGATGCGCCATGCGCTCGCACCCGGCACCGGCGACCCGGGCAATTTTGAGCTGGGCGATTGCAGCACGCAACGAAACCTCAACGACGAAGGGCGGGCCCAGGCTCGAGCCTGGAAGCCTTTTCTGGCGGAGCATGGCATTACCACGGCGAGGGTGTTTTCGTCTCAGTGGTGCCGCTGCATGGATACCGCCACGGGCATGGACATGGGCGAAGTTACCGGTTGGCCGCCGCTGAATTCCTTTTTTCAGAACCGCGGTGACGGGCCCAGGCAGACTCGGGACACCATTGTCGGTGTGAACGAGATGGGCCAGGGCGCGCCGATTATTCTGGTCTCGCATCAAGTGAACACCACCGCGCTGACCGGGATCTACCCGGCCTCGAACGAGGGCGTGATCATTGCGCTGCCCCTGTCCGATTCGCCCCAGATTCTGGCCCGCGTGGCGCCGGGCAAGTAA
- a CDS encoding bifunctional diguanylate cyclase/phosphodiesterase, which translates to MTIFKRNIWTLFWLVYAVGLVLLAVLVSSSWQDTVEDNERRHRARAEFFAQSVSSILSTQELVLDVVGRELLRQGHFPVERYAIPLLDSVLASSQSLVGLGLARPDGQVVSMTSNIKMEEWPNLRAQEQTRDGFEQALQSNKMVLGRTYFFEPLGEWIIPIRKALRGRDGSVLAVLTAGIRLDGDNGVFRQYPRHHPGDSLMLFRARDGYLQFLAREGVGPEIYSTIRRTDEQIENAARRLEAESGRSIEAIKAGNEAEVYYSERESGTYLGAAVFDPRFELWIISESGMAGILREFFEELMVYAGLFLVVSALLYYLFNMIDRVEKKRRLELFHQARHDDLTGLLNRAGLIEQIHSRIDHREPFSMVLVDIDNFRGINDRFGQDFGDRVLSEWSRALRQAAGDEAVVASLGGDEFAVVTSQTEPERLSEYCWHLLSETGSGLQRGPLNLQLGASIGAAMFPANGNSFSSIVRSAHLALHRAKKNRNEVCLFRSDIETGYLRRVHIEQRLRGALEPNLITMAYQTQVDANGRVIGMEALARWQDEELGYVPPYEFVSVAEASGLMVQLGDYVLDHSLADFGQLPRSPEFPLELSVNISVLQIMQRGFAETVLEKLRHYRVAPGELTLEITETLFMSRHSAILPVLHRLRDAGIRLSMDDFGTGYSSLSLLRSLPIDELKVDKTFVDHINEDQQARNMVESIVAIAHNHGMELVAEGVEQKEQVKTLIAMGCRRFQGFYFSRPVSIDQIKETLFASVE; encoded by the coding sequence TTGACCATTTTTAAGCGAAATATCTGGACGCTGTTCTGGCTGGTCTACGCGGTCGGCTTGGTGCTGCTCGCCGTCCTGGTTTCGTCCTCCTGGCAAGACACCGTCGAAGATAATGAGCGTCGTCACCGGGCGCGAGCCGAGTTCTTTGCCCAGTCTGTCTCCAGCATTCTGAGTACCCAGGAGTTGGTGCTGGATGTTGTCGGTCGTGAGTTGCTGCGCCAGGGCCATTTCCCCGTAGAGCGTTACGCGATCCCACTGCTGGACAGCGTTCTTGCCTCCAGCCAATCGCTGGTCGGACTGGGTTTGGCCCGACCGGATGGTCAGGTTGTCTCAATGACCTCCAACATCAAAATGGAGGAATGGCCGAACCTTCGTGCTCAGGAGCAGACCCGGGACGGTTTCGAGCAAGCGCTTCAGTCGAACAAGATGGTGCTGGGCCGGACCTATTTTTTCGAGCCTTTGGGCGAATGGATCATTCCTATCCGCAAGGCTTTGCGAGGGCGGGATGGCAGCGTGTTGGCGGTACTGACTGCTGGCATTCGCCTGGACGGTGACAATGGGGTCTTCCGCCAGTATCCACGCCATCACCCTGGCGACAGCCTGATGCTGTTCCGGGCGCGGGACGGCTACCTGCAGTTCCTGGCCCGGGAAGGGGTGGGGCCCGAGATCTACTCCACCATCCGTCGCACCGACGAACAGATCGAGAACGCGGCCCGGCGCCTGGAGGCGGAATCCGGGCGCAGCATCGAGGCCATCAAGGCCGGCAACGAGGCCGAGGTCTACTACTCCGAGCGGGAGAGCGGTACCTACCTTGGCGCCGCGGTCTTCGACCCCCGTTTCGAACTGTGGATCATTTCCGAGTCGGGAATGGCCGGTATCTTGCGCGAGTTCTTCGAGGAGCTGATGGTCTACGCCGGGCTGTTCCTGGTGGTGTCGGCGCTGCTGTACTACCTCTTCAACATGATTGACCGGGTCGAGAAAAAGCGACGCCTGGAGCTGTTTCACCAGGCCCGGCACGATGACCTGACCGGGTTGCTCAATCGGGCCGGCCTGATTGAGCAGATCCATTCCCGGATCGATCATCGGGAGCCCTTCAGCATGGTGCTGGTTGATATCGACAATTTCCGCGGCATCAATGACCGGTTCGGCCAGGATTTTGGTGACCGGGTGCTGTCGGAGTGGTCCCGGGCCCTGCGTCAGGCGGCTGGAGATGAGGCCGTGGTGGCCAGCCTGGGTGGCGATGAGTTTGCAGTGGTGACCAGTCAGACCGAGCCAGAGCGCTTGTCCGAGTACTGCTGGCACCTGTTGTCGGAAACCGGCAGTGGCCTGCAGCGGGGGCCGCTGAATCTGCAGTTGGGCGCGAGCATCGGGGCCGCCATGTTCCCGGCCAACGGCAACTCGTTCAGCAGCATCGTGCGCAGTGCGCACCTGGCTTTGCATCGGGCCAAGAAAAACCGCAACGAAGTGTGCCTGTTCCGAAGCGACATCGAGACCGGCTACCTGCGCCGGGTGCACATCGAACAGCGGCTGCGCGGCGCGCTCGAGCCCAATCTCATTACCATGGCCTACCAGACCCAGGTGGACGCCAACGGCCGGGTAATTGGCATGGAAGCGCTGGCCCGCTGGCAGGATGAGGAACTGGGCTACGTGCCCCCCTACGAATTCGTGTCGGTGGCGGAAGCGTCCGGGCTGATGGTGCAGCTCGGTGACTATGTCCTGGACCACAGCCTAGCGGATTTCGGCCAGTTGCCCCGGTCCCCCGAATTCCCGCTGGAGCTGTCGGTCAACATCTCGGTGCTGCAGATCATGCAGCGCGGCTTTGCCGAGACAGTGCTGGAGAAGCTGCGCCATTACAGGGTGGCGCCCGGTGAGCTGACGCTGGAGATCACCGAGACCCTGTTCATGTCCCGGCACAGTGCCATCCTGCCGGTGCTGCACCGATTGCGCGATGCCGGTATCCGGCTGTCCATGGACGATTTTGGCACGGGTTATTCGTCACTGAGCCTGCTGCGCAGCCTGCCCATTGATGAACTCAAAGTGGACAAGACCTTCGTGGACCACATCAACGAGGACCAGCAGGCTCGCAACATGGTGGAAAGCATCGTCGCCATCGCCCACAACCACGGCATGGAACTGGTGGCCGAGGGGGTGGAGCAGAAAGAACAGGTAAAGACCCTGATCGCCATGGGCTGCCGGCGGTTCCAGGGCTTCTACTTCAGCCGGCCGGTGTCGATCGACCAGATCAAGGAAACCCTGTTTGCGTCTGTGGAGTGA
- a CDS encoding dihydrolipoamide acetyltransferase family protein — MKNFKLPDLGEGLPEAEIVEWHVKVGDRVALDQVLVSVETAKAIVEVPSPESGTIAKLYGEPGDIIHTGEPLLAFEGEGADRGTVVGELKGAGKGKDQPPDEDQFIIGAAASSRRARANRATPGVRALAERLGVSLEQIKGSGPGGLITNDDVHRQASHQKQLGEAELLRGPRRTMAKNMALSHAQVVPVSIYEDADISDWKKGTDITMRLVQAITFACETVPELNCWFDGDNLSRRLLNEVHVGIAVDTPDGLFVPVLRDVNHRSQKNLRQGLENLREAVATRKIPPSEMQGATITLSNFGTLTGQYANPVVTPPQVAIVGAGRIRDKVVPVAGKPAVRRILPLSLTFDHRAATGGEAARFLEALVGALTEG; from the coding sequence ATGAAGAACTTCAAACTCCCCGATTTGGGCGAAGGACTGCCAGAGGCGGAAATCGTCGAGTGGCACGTCAAGGTGGGCGACCGGGTGGCGCTGGATCAGGTGCTGGTGTCGGTGGAAACGGCCAAGGCCATCGTTGAGGTGCCGTCGCCGGAATCGGGCACCATCGCCAAACTCTACGGCGAGCCCGGGGACATCATTCACACCGGCGAGCCCTTGCTGGCCTTTGAAGGCGAGGGCGCCGACCGCGGTACCGTGGTCGGCGAACTTAAGGGGGCCGGGAAGGGTAAGGACCAGCCGCCGGACGAGGATCAGTTCATCATTGGCGCTGCGGCGTCCAGCCGCCGGGCCCGGGCCAATCGGGCAACACCGGGAGTTCGGGCCCTGGCCGAACGCCTGGGCGTAAGCCTTGAGCAGATCAAGGGCAGTGGCCCGGGCGGGCTGATCACCAACGACGATGTCCATCGCCAGGCCAGTCACCAGAAACAGCTGGGCGAGGCCGAGTTGCTGCGGGGGCCGCGCCGCACCATGGCCAAGAACATGGCCCTGTCCCACGCGCAGGTGGTGCCGGTGTCGATCTATGAGGATGCCGACATCAGCGACTGGAAAAAAGGCACGGACATCACTATGCGCCTGGTTCAGGCCATCACCTTCGCCTGCGAGACCGTGCCGGAGCTGAACTGCTGGTTCGATGGCGACAACCTGAGCCGGCGCCTGCTCAATGAGGTCCACGTCGGCATTGCCGTGGACACGCCGGACGGTCTGTTCGTCCCGGTGTTGCGGGACGTGAACCACCGCAGCCAGAAAAACCTGCGCCAGGGCCTGGAGAACCTGCGCGAGGCGGTGGCGACCCGAAAGATTCCACCCAGTGAAATGCAGGGGGCGACCATCACCCTGTCCAACTTCGGCACCCTGACCGGCCAGTACGCCAACCCGGTGGTGACACCGCCACAGGTCGCCATCGTGGGCGCCGGCCGGATTCGGGACAAGGTGGTGCCGGTGGCGGGCAAGCCGGCGGTCCGGCGCATCCTGCCGTTGTCGCTGACCTTTGACCATCGGGCGGCGACGGGCGGTGAGGCGGCCCGGTTTCTCGAGGCCCTTGTTGGCGCCCTGACGGAGGGCTAA
- a CDS encoding copper chaperone PCu(A)C → MNVRASVLTLMFALTPVLAMAHDYTQGAIKIDHPWSRPTPPGTPMGVGYLAISNNSDSAITLTGANTPRAGAVSIHESSMSDGVMRMRPLTEGLTIPAGDTVELKPHGYHLMLETLNRPLQAGERIPLTLRFDHGGEIEVELAVEPMEHGDMDGQDDHSGHGDHAGH, encoded by the coding sequence ATGAATGTTAGAGCCAGTGTTCTTACCCTGATGTTCGCCCTGACGCCGGTCCTGGCCATGGCTCACGACTACACCCAGGGCGCCATCAAGATCGATCACCCCTGGAGCCGACCCACGCCGCCGGGCACACCCATGGGGGTGGGCTATCTGGCGATCAGCAACAACAGCGACAGCGCGATTACCCTGACCGGCGCCAACACCCCCCGGGCCGGCGCCGTGTCCATCCACGAGTCCAGCATGTCTGACGGCGTGATGCGTATGCGGCCACTGACGGAGGGCCTGACCATTCCGGCCGGCGACACCGTGGAGCTCAAACCCCACGGTTACCACCTGATGCTGGAGACGCTGAACCGGCCGTTGCAGGCCGGGGAGCGCATCCCCCTGACGCTCCGGTTTGACCACGGCGGCGAGATTGAGGTCGAACTGGCGGTCGAGCCCATGGAGCACGGGGACATGGATGGCCAAGATGATCACTCCGGCCATGGCGACCACGCCGGTCACTAA
- a CDS encoding diguanylate cyclase, whose amino-acid sequence MRRYWSLLSLLALFAVATGTDAAPGSGDRPLPMLNAEMSYQGPIAHRVAFIAELGEELSVGDIQHLIRTAPHRLERTDARVLTRGVNAGAIWITADILNLNDAPVTRRLTVRTGWLDRVDFYFLGNGRPVRRLAGGDSLPVYQRFLGKRIATADHAFHPGVTRLMLRVETADPLVVPFYFSSREEAHEREQFETAFHSFVYGVMLALAVYNLLLFAGLRRRRYLYYFLFMLAFVAMTAAYNGIGMALFWPSAQVWQQWAPPLLILCFAFTGLAFATSFLQTRRRRRRLYRLTQMVCGAYLCAFAACYLLGERGWAMWLALSLAPVFTLLMLYLGISSWLSGMQSARYYLLGTVASATGASVTALTVSGLVGYSRLGYYAVDIGMVLDAMLLALALADLVRRTHNARVAAERRAQVDHLTGLENRRGFVPVAQSLWGLVKRKNRDMCVAMIDIDHFKAINDQFGHATGDRVLRGIARVLDNSRRHGDLLARWGGEEFVLLLPETDLEEACQVAERLRQNVEALTVREGADRIQCTVSIGVANRDSEEVSLDKTLVMADQALYQAKMGGRNRVCAGPTTGTPVKAASA is encoded by the coding sequence GTGCGACGGTACTGGTCCCTTCTATCCCTGCTGGCCCTGTTTGCTGTAGCGACTGGCACCGACGCAGCCCCGGGCAGCGGCGATCGACCATTGCCCATGCTCAACGCGGAAATGAGTTACCAGGGCCCCATCGCCCACCGGGTCGCGTTCATTGCCGAGCTCGGCGAAGAACTCTCGGTCGGCGATATCCAGCACCTGATCCGAACTGCCCCCCACCGCCTGGAACGAACCGATGCGCGCGTGCTCACCCGCGGAGTGAACGCCGGCGCCATCTGGATCACCGCCGACATCCTCAATCTGAACGACGCCCCGGTGACCCGGCGCCTGACGGTGCGGACCGGCTGGTTGGATCGGGTCGATTTCTACTTCCTGGGCAATGGCCGGCCCGTGCGCCGGCTGGCCGGCGGTGACAGCTTACCCGTGTACCAGCGCTTCTTGGGCAAGCGCATCGCCACCGCAGACCACGCCTTTCACCCCGGCGTTACCCGCCTGATGCTGAGGGTCGAGACGGCCGACCCGCTGGTGGTGCCGTTCTATTTTTCCAGCCGGGAAGAGGCCCACGAACGGGAGCAGTTTGAAACCGCCTTCCACAGCTTCGTCTATGGGGTCATGCTGGCCCTGGCGGTCTACAACCTGCTGCTGTTTGCCGGACTGCGCCGCCGACGCTACCTGTACTATTTTCTGTTCATGCTCGCCTTTGTCGCCATGACCGCCGCCTACAACGGCATTGGCATGGCGCTGTTCTGGCCCAGTGCCCAGGTCTGGCAGCAGTGGGCACCTCCGCTGCTGATCCTGTGTTTCGCGTTCACCGGGCTGGCCTTTGCCACCAGTTTTCTGCAGACCAGACGTCGGCGGCGCCGGCTCTACCGCCTGACCCAGATGGTCTGCGGCGCCTATCTGTGCGCCTTCGCCGCCTGTTACTTGTTGGGGGAACGGGGCTGGGCAATGTGGCTGGCGCTGTCCCTGGCGCCGGTGTTCACCCTGCTGATGCTGTACCTGGGCATTTCGAGCTGGCTCAGTGGCATGCAGTCGGCCCGTTATTACCTGCTGGGTACCGTGGCTTCGGCCACCGGCGCCAGTGTCACCGCCCTCACCGTGTCCGGCCTGGTCGGCTACAGCCGGCTCGGCTATTACGCGGTGGACATCGGCATGGTCCTGGACGCCATGCTGCTGGCCCTGGCCCTCGCCGACCTGGTGCGACGGACCCACAACGCCCGGGTGGCGGCGGAGCGCCGGGCCCAGGTGGACCACCTGACGGGCCTGGAAAACCGGCGGGGCTTCGTACCGGTTGCACAGTCGCTCTGGGGCCTGGTCAAACGCAAGAACCGGGACATGTGCGTGGCCATGATCGACATCGACCATTTCAAGGCGATCAACGATCAGTTTGGCCACGCCACTGGCGATCGGGTGTTGCGGGGCATCGCCCGGGTGCTGGACAACTCCCGGCGGCACGGGGACCTGCTGGCCCGCTGGGGTGGCGAGGAATTCGTGCTGCTGCTGCCGGAAACCGATCTGGAGGAAGCCTGCCAGGTGGCGGAGCGACTCCGACAGAACGTGGAGGCACTGACCGTTCGCGAAGGCGCGGACCGAATCCAGTGCACCGTCAGCATTGGGGTCGCCAACCGCGACTCGGAGGAGGTGAGCCTGGATAAGACCCTGGTCATGGCCGACCAGGCGCTCTATCAGGCGAAAATGGGGGGCCGCAACCGGGTCTGTGCCGGGCCCACCACCGGCACCCCGGTCAAGGCCGCCTCAGCCTGA
- the pdhA gene encoding pyruvate dehydrogenase (acetyl-transferring) E1 component subunit alpha, which translates to MRQRHEFHVDSVCYLDDRGKPVEDLPPQAEDTERTLAAYRNMVLTRTFDAKTIALQRTGKCGTYPSVLGHEIIGTAIGQSLAKTDVFVPYYRDQAVHILRGATLPELLLYWGGDERGSAWKNCPQDLPIAVPIATQCCHAVGVASAFRIRGEARAVVCCVGDGGTSKGDFLESINLAGAWHLPVVFVVINNQWAISTPRSVQTGAETIAQKAISAGLPGHIVDGNDYFACIEALDNALERAHSGKGGAVIEAVTYRLGDHTTADDATRYRGAEDLKRAWERDGIKRLQNYLHDAGFWNPDKEKALQADCKRTVEEAVEVYLATEPEPPTAMLDYLFESLPKALAGQRERIQAKYRGGQS; encoded by the coding sequence ATGAGACAGCGCCACGAATTTCATGTGGACAGCGTTTGTTACCTGGATGACCGAGGCAAGCCCGTTGAAGACCTGCCGCCCCAGGCCGAGGACACCGAGCGTACCCTGGCCGCCTATCGCAACATGGTGCTGACCCGCACCTTCGACGCAAAAACCATTGCCCTGCAACGGACCGGAAAATGCGGCACCTACCCCTCGGTGCTGGGTCACGAGATCATTGGTACCGCCATCGGCCAGAGCCTGGCCAAAACCGACGTGTTCGTGCCCTATTACCGGGACCAGGCGGTGCACATCCTGCGCGGTGCCACGCTTCCGGAGTTGCTGCTGTACTGGGGCGGCGATGAGCGGGGCAGTGCCTGGAAGAACTGCCCGCAGGACCTGCCGATCGCCGTGCCCATTGCCACCCAATGCTGCCATGCGGTGGGTGTGGCGTCGGCCTTCCGGATTCGTGGCGAGGCCCGCGCCGTGGTCTGCTGCGTGGGCGACGGTGGCACCTCCAAAGGCGATTTTCTCGAAAGCATCAACCTGGCCGGGGCCTGGCACCTGCCCGTGGTGTTTGTGGTCATCAACAATCAGTGGGCCATTTCCACCCCGCGCAGCGTCCAGACCGGAGCCGAAACCATTGCCCAGAAAGCCATCAGCGCCGGCCTGCCCGGACACATTGTGGATGGCAATGATTACTTCGCCTGCATCGAGGCGCTGGACAATGCCCTGGAACGGGCGCACTCGGGCAAGGGTGGCGCGGTGATCGAGGCGGTCACCTATCGCCTGGGGGATCACACCACCGCCGACGATGCCACCCGCTATCGCGGCGCCGAGGATCTGAAACGGGCCTGGGAACGGGACGGCATCAAACGCCTGCAGAATTATTTGCACGACGCCGGGTTCTGGAATCCGGATAAGGAAAAGGCACTTCAGGCCGACTGCAAGCGGACGGTGGAGGAGGCCGTGGAGGTTTATCTGGCCACCGAGCCGGAGCCGCCGACGGCGATGCTGGATTACCTGTTCGAATCCCTGCCCAAGGCCCTGGCCGGGCAGCGGGAGCGGATTCAGGCCAAGTATCGGGGAGGTCAGTCATGA
- a CDS encoding YaiI/YqxD family protein: protein MPIWVDADACPVPIREILCRAATRWQIQTTFIANHAINLPPSPYISRRQVAHGFDVADNEIMEQMTQGDLVITQDIPLAAEAIEKGADVFNPRGQAFTKENIRQRLAMRNFMEEMRNAGQVTGGPAPFSQTDRKEFADKLDRWLQRNHKS, encoded by the coding sequence ATGCCAATCTGGGTCGACGCCGACGCCTGCCCCGTTCCGATTCGGGAAATCCTTTGCCGCGCGGCGACTCGCTGGCAGATTCAGACCACGTTTATCGCCAACCACGCCATCAACCTGCCGCCCAGCCCGTACATCTCGCGCCGACAGGTGGCCCACGGTTTTGATGTGGCGGACAACGAGATCATGGAGCAGATGACCCAGGGCGACCTGGTCATCACCCAGGACATCCCCCTGGCTGCCGAGGCCATCGAGAAGGGCGCGGACGTGTTCAACCCGCGGGGTCAGGCCTTTACCAAGGAAAACATCCGTCAGCGCCTGGCCATGCGCAATTTCATGGAGGAGATGCGCAACGCCGGCCAGGTGACCGGTGGCCCGGCGCCGTTCAGCCAGACCGACCGCAAGGAGTTTGCCGACAAACTGGACCGGTGGCTGCAGCGTAACCACAAATCCTGA
- a CDS encoding alpha-ketoacid dehydrogenase subunit beta has translation MSGTEVRDITLVEAVNMALAWEMAHDDSVVVLGEDVATNGGVFRATVGLKERFGFRRVMDTPLAENLIAGTAVGMATQGLKPVAEFQFMGFIHAGMEQIVSHAARMRNRTRGRLHCPLVYRAPFGGGIHAPEHHSESTEALFAHIPGLRVVIPSSPQRAYGLLLAAIRNPDPVIFLEPKRIYRAVTQRVANNGEALPLDTCFTLREGEDVTLITWGACVMETLQAADQLLEQGVSAEVIDVATVSPLDRDTLLCSVAKTGRAVIVHEACRNGGVGAEIAASIAEGAFLDLQAPVVRVTGYDTIMPYYRNEQAYLPQVSEILEAVEQVIAL, from the coding sequence ATGAGCGGCACGGAGGTTCGCGACATCACCCTGGTGGAAGCGGTGAACATGGCGCTGGCCTGGGAAATGGCCCACGACGACAGCGTGGTGGTGCTGGGCGAGGACGTGGCCACCAACGGCGGCGTGTTCCGGGCCACGGTGGGGTTGAAGGAGCGCTTCGGGTTCCGGCGGGTGATGGACACGCCCCTGGCGGAAAACCTGATCGCCGGTACCGCCGTGGGCATGGCGACCCAGGGCCTGAAACCGGTGGCGGAATTCCAGTTCATGGGCTTCATCCACGCCGGCATGGAGCAGATCGTCAGTCACGCCGCCCGCATGCGCAACCGCACCCGCGGCCGGCTGCATTGCCCGCTGGTCTATCGGGCGCCGTTTGGCGGCGGCATTCACGCGCCCGAGCACCACTCCGAAAGCACCGAAGCGCTGTTTGCCCACATCCCGGGGCTGCGGGTGGTCATTCCCAGTTCGCCCCAGCGCGCCTATGGCCTGTTGCTGGCCGCCATTCGCAATCCCGACCCGGTGATCTTCCTCGAGCCCAAGCGCATCTACCGGGCGGTCACCCAGCGGGTCGCCAACAATGGCGAGGCCCTGCCCCTGGACACCTGCTTCACCCTGCGGGAGGGGGAGGATGTCACCCTCATTACCTGGGGCGCCTGTGTGATGGAAACCCTGCAGGCGGCGGATCAGCTGCTGGAGCAGGGCGTGTCGGCGGAGGTGATCGACGTGGCGACGGTCAGCCCGCTGGATCGGGACACCCTGTTGTGTTCGGTGGCCAAAACCGGCCGCGCGGTGATCGTGCACGAGGCCTGCCGCAATGGCGGCGTGGGGGCCGAGATCGCCGCCTCCATCGCCGAAGGGGCGTTTCTGGATCTGCAGGCGCCGGTGGTTCGGGTTACCGGCTATGACACCATCATGCCCTACTATCGCAATGAGCAGGCCTACCTGCCCCAGGTGAGTGAAATCCTGGAGGCGGTGGAACAGGTGATCGCACTATGA